In Deltaproteobacteria bacterium, one DNA window encodes the following:
- a CDS encoding polysaccharide biosynthesis/export family protein, whose amino-acid sequence MILRKLSFFILTFFLLLTSACLRYTPARSSISSSSDTQIAKLSGDEAFLKFEREQEERLKSIVAERTTHVGSQAQSNYRIGPGDLLEFNVFDVEEFNDTTVRVRPSGFVSLPLVGSIKVSGLTEASVKGKIEKRLSRFIHAPQVNVFIAEYVANDVSVIGAVNKPGTYHLRHDNNSLMNILSEAGGRTEKASGRVLLVPSLKSNNESDPVDNASQEATQPGARAQMKGPNAESHGIEVYFDDLAGNANTPPIVIPLVAGDTIVVPEAGTVEVDGEVEKPGSYPLSSRMTLLSAIAAAGGFTYSSKVAEVEVIREIEPGKKVALTIDAEKLAIGEEKDVRLRDGDVIRVPSHSGRFAVRQLFEGINRLFSFGVSASPI is encoded by the coding sequence ATGATCTTACGAAAGCTATCTTTTTTCATCCTTACATTTTTTCTCCTGCTTACAAGCGCCTGTCTGCGCTACACACCAGCTAGAAGTTCAATTTCTAGCAGTAGCGATACGCAAATCGCAAAACTGTCGGGCGACGAGGCTTTTCTCAAATTCGAACGCGAGCAAGAGGAAAGGTTAAAATCCATAGTCGCTGAACGAACAACGCATGTCGGATCCCAGGCGCAAAGCAATTATAGAATTGGCCCTGGAGACCTGCTTGAATTTAACGTATTTGATGTCGAGGAGTTTAACGACACAACGGTTCGAGTCAGGCCTTCTGGATTTGTTTCTCTCCCGCTAGTTGGCTCAATTAAAGTTAGTGGACTAACAGAAGCTTCCGTGAAGGGAAAGATTGAAAAAAGACTATCCCGTTTTATTCACGCACCACAAGTTAACGTCTTTATTGCGGAATATGTGGCTAACGATGTTTCTGTAATTGGTGCAGTCAATAAGCCTGGCACCTATCACCTAAGGCACGACAACAACTCACTTATGAATATACTCTCTGAAGCTGGCGGACGAACAGAAAAAGCTAGCGGACGGGTGCTGCTAGTTCCATCTCTAAAATCAAACAATGAAAGCGATCCAGTGGATAACGCCTCGCAAGAGGCCACACAGCCTGGCGCCCGTGCACAAATGAAAGGCCCAAACGCAGAGAGCCATGGCATCGAAGTTTATTTCGACGATCTTGCTGGCAATGCAAACACGCCGCCAATAGTCATTCCCTTGGTAGCGGGAGACACCATCGTAGTGCCAGAAGCTGGAACAGTTGAAGTGGATGGCGAAGTTGAGAAACCCGGTTCCTATCCACTGTCCTCGCGCATGACGCTCTTAAGCGCCATTGCTGCTGCTGGCGGCTTTACATACTCAAGCAAGGTAGCTGAAGTGGAAGTTATCCGCGAAATCGAACCTGGCAAGAAAGTGGCATTGACCATCGATGCAGAAAAGTTAGCGATAGGCGAAGAAAAAGACGTCCGCCTACGCGATGGAGATGTCATTAGAGTTCCAAGCCATAGTGGTCGTTTCGCAGTTAGGCAACTCTTCGAGGGAATTAACAGACTCTTTAGTTTTGGAGTAAGCGCAAGCCCAATATAG
- a CDS encoding DegT/DnrJ/EryC1/StrS family aminotransferase, with translation MKIPLLDVPAQLKSLEGELIHALSAVIHRGDFILGTEVAELEKQISQYLNIRHCIGVSSGTDALLLALMALDIGPGDFVVTTDYSFFATAGVISRVGARPIFVDIDLDTYNINPQSLKNTLHSLGQDLARVKGIIPVHLFGQSADMPSVVNIAKEYNIPIIEDAAQAIGTICAIDNATKKAGTIGLMGCFSFFPSKNLGGIGDAGMIVTADDNLAEKLKKLRVHGAESQYYHSMIGGNFRIDTIQAAALLVKLPHLEYWHKKRQQNAAYYDEHLAANKNISRPYLNCPRDHHIYNQYVISVNEKRDELRQFLANNNIGTAVYYPLPFHLQPCFSFLENEKGLFPNSEYAARHSLALPIFPELSTEQQDYVVEKMGEFFAKH, from the coding sequence ATGAAAATCCCATTACTCGACGTTCCAGCACAACTTAAATCCTTAGAAGGCGAGCTAATACATGCATTATCCGCAGTGATTCATCGCGGAGATTTTATACTTGGGACCGAAGTTGCAGAGCTTGAAAAGCAAATTTCTCAATACCTGAATATCCGACATTGCATAGGTGTTTCATCAGGAACAGATGCGCTACTATTAGCGCTAATGGCATTAGACATAGGGCCTGGAGACTTCGTTGTCACGACGGATTATTCTTTTTTTGCAACCGCTGGCGTAATTAGTCGCGTTGGTGCTCGCCCAATTTTTGTGGATATTGACTTAGACACCTACAATATTAATCCACAATCTTTAAAAAATACTTTGCACTCTCTAGGCCAAGACCTGGCACGCGTTAAGGGCATCATTCCGGTGCATTTATTTGGCCAGAGCGCCGACATGCCTTCAGTCGTTAATATAGCTAAAGAATACAACATACCGATTATTGAAGATGCTGCGCAAGCAATTGGAACAATATGCGCGATAGACAACGCTACAAAAAAAGCCGGCACAATTGGCTTAATGGGGTGCTTTTCGTTTTTCCCAAGCAAAAATTTAGGAGGCATCGGCGATGCAGGAATGATAGTTACGGCTGATGATAATCTTGCAGAAAAACTTAAAAAACTGCGAGTACATGGCGCAGAAAGCCAATATTACCACTCCATGATTGGCGGGAATTTTCGCATCGACACAATCCAAGCGGCTGCACTTCTTGTTAAACTGCCACACCTAGAGTATTGGCATAAAAAACGTCAACAAAACGCTGCTTATTACGACGAGCATTTAGCTGCCAACAAAAACATATCGCGTCCCTATTTAAATTGTCCGCGCGATCACCACATATATAACCAGTATGTAATTTCCGTTAACGAAAAGCGCGATGAGCTTCGCCAATTTCTCGCCAACAACAACATCGGAACTGCGGTTTATTACCCACTTCCATTTCATCTTCAGCCTTGTTTCTCGTTTCTGGAAAACGAGAAAGGCCTGTTTCCCAATAGCGAATACGCCGCTCGGCACAGTCTGGCGCTTCCCATTTTCCCTGAGCTGTCGACAGAACAGCAAGATTACGTGGTAGAGAAAATGGGAGAATTTTTTGCAAAGCACTAA